A single genomic interval of Verrucomicrobiota bacterium harbors:
- a CDS encoding nucleoside permease, which produces MTPKTRIQLSSMMFLQFFIWGAWFVTLGTYLGRGLNLDGVSIGAAYSTMPWGALIAPFFIGMIADRFFNSERVLAVCHILGAAILYYASTVVDPGLLFWVLLAYALAYNPTLALVNAISFNQIDNVEKQFPMIRVFGTIGWIVAGILVGSLGIEATANPMRIAAGASLLLGILSFFLPKTPPKSKESGVSISGILGLDALALLKDKSFAVFTLGSLLLCIPLAFYYNFTNLFLNDMGVENAAGKMTMGQMSEIVFMLVMPFFFVRLGVKKMLLAGMIGWVLRYVLFAFGDPGGLVWMFYLGILLHGICYDFFFVTGQIYVDKAAGEKIRASAQGFITLITYGLGMLIGAWASGLIVKSFETTDPVGEILRNWSDIWLIPAAMAAVVIVLFAIFFKPTETSAEK; this is translated from the coding sequence ATGACCCCGAAAACACGCATCCAACTCTCGTCCATGATGTTTCTCCAGTTCTTCATCTGGGGCGCATGGTTCGTCACGCTAGGCACCTACCTCGGAAGGGGACTAAATCTCGACGGCGTTTCAATTGGCGCGGCTTATAGCACGATGCCCTGGGGTGCGTTGATTGCCCCGTTTTTTATCGGTATGATTGCTGACCGCTTCTTCAACTCGGAGCGAGTCCTTGCCGTGTGCCACATCCTCGGCGCAGCAATCCTATACTACGCATCGACCGTGGTTGACCCGGGCCTTCTCTTCTGGGTCCTGCTCGCTTATGCCTTGGCCTACAACCCGACACTTGCACTCGTAAACGCGATTTCCTTCAACCAAATTGACAATGTAGAGAAGCAATTCCCGATGATTCGCGTGTTTGGCACGATCGGCTGGATTGTTGCCGGCATTTTGGTCGGTTCGCTTGGGATCGAGGCGACCGCGAATCCGATGCGGATTGCTGCAGGTGCAAGCCTGTTGCTCGGCATTTTGTCCTTCTTTTTGCCGAAGACGCCTCCCAAATCCAAGGAAAGTGGAGTCAGTATTTCCGGCATCCTTGGTCTGGATGCTTTGGCCCTGCTCAAGGATAAGTCTTTTGCCGTTTTTACGCTGGGCTCGCTCCTTCTCTGTATTCCGTTGGCCTTCTACTACAATTTTACCAATCTATTTCTGAACGACATGGGTGTCGAAAACGCGGCCGGAAAAATGACCATGGGCCAGATGTCGGAAATTGTTTTCATGCTGGTTATGCCGTTCTTCTTTGTCCGGCTCGGCGTGAAAAAGATGCTTTTGGCCGGTATGATTGGATGGGTTCTCCGTTATGTCCTCTTTGCTTTTGGTGACCCCGGAGGGCTTGTCTGGATGTTTTACCTAGGCATTCTTCTCCATGGTATTTGCTACGATTTCTTCTTCGTAACAGGACAGATTTATGTCGACAAAGCTGCCGGAGAAAAGATTCGAGCAAGTGCCCAGGGGTTCATCACCCTGATCACTTACGGTCTCGGTATGCTGATCGGAGCCTGGGCGTCGGGACTGATCGTGAAATCATTTGAAACGACAGACCCAGTTGGAGAAATCCTCCGCAATTGGTCAGACATCTGGCTGATTCCTGCTGCCATGGCAGCAGTCGTTATCGTCCTCTTTGCAATCTTCTTTAAACCCACCGAAACCTCTGCAGAAAAATGA
- a CDS encoding glycosyl hydrolase, whose translation MKVVKKIPQIVGISLSLVIPVSAGLVDPNATPETVALFEKMKAIPEDRILFGQQHATCYGIGWENTDGTRSDVKTLTGSHPAVYGWDMGHFGTNDDRQLLIEAHERGGINTISWHMDNLLTGEKSWSGGEGVIAAHLPGGEAHEKLKEQLDWFAEFADSLRDSDGKLIPVIFRPWHEHTGGWFWWGPNGGTDEEFTELWRFTIEYLRDEKGVHNLLYAYSPIQAKFETVEDYMTVRFPGIEYMDVVGFDTYSKIPERLAERSVIVAEVAREHGKFAAICEFGISKGLDNHDDPNWFMNVLNHFKETEGSGGIAYMLTWRNGSKERFWVPYEGHRNEADFKQFAADPFIVLENDLAQFD comes from the coding sequence ATGAAAGTAGTGAAAAAAATCCCGCAAATAGTCGGAATCAGCCTCTCCCTGGTCATCCCGGTATCCGCCGGTTTGGTTGACCCGAACGCAACCCCTGAAACGGTAGCACTTTTCGAAAAGATGAAAGCGATACCCGAGGACCGTATCCTTTTCGGCCAACAACACGCGACCTGTTACGGTATCGGCTGGGAAAATACAGATGGGACCCGTTCAGACGTGAAGACTCTAACCGGATCACATCCGGCCGTCTATGGCTGGGATATGGGGCACTTTGGAACCAATGACGATAGACAACTCTTGATCGAAGCGCATGAACGGGGTGGCATCAATACCATCAGTTGGCATATGGACAACCTATTGACCGGAGAGAAATCGTGGAGCGGAGGTGAGGGTGTCATTGCTGCTCACCTGCCCGGTGGCGAGGCTCATGAAAAATTGAAGGAGCAGTTGGACTGGTTTGCTGAATTTGCAGACAGCCTGAGGGATAGTGACGGGAAACTGATTCCCGTTATTTTCCGGCCGTGGCATGAGCACACGGGTGGATGGTTTTGGTGGGGACCGAACGGCGGAACCGACGAGGAGTTTACTGAGCTTTGGAGATTTACAATCGAGTATCTTCGCGATGAGAAGGGGGTGCACAATCTTCTCTACGCCTATTCACCTATTCAGGCTAAGTTTGAAACCGTGGAAGACTATATGACGGTCCGTTTTCCCGGGATTGAATACATGGATGTGGTTGGCTTCGATACCTACAGCAAAATACCTGAACGGTTGGCCGAACGATCGGTAATTGTCGCTGAGGTCGCGCGGGAACACGGTAAATTTGCCGCTATTTGCGAGTTTGGAATCTCGAAAGGCTTGGACAATCATGACGATCCCAACTGGTTCATGAACGTGTTGAATCATTTCAAAGAGACGGAAGGATCCGGTGGCATCGCATACATGCTCACCTGGCGAAACGGCAGCAAGGAACGTTTCTGGGTTCCTTACGAAGGGCATCGAAACGAAGCTGATTTCAAGCAGTTCGCGGCCGATCCGTTCATCGTTTTGGAAAACGATCTTGCGCAGTTCGATTGA